Proteins from a genomic interval of Gavia stellata isolate bGavSte3 chromosome 13, bGavSte3.hap2, whole genome shotgun sequence:
- the MNS1 gene encoding meiosis-specific nuclear structural protein 1 has product MTARRGGSGAGGQDGERAAGQRVSLQRGAVLAAAAAEAEERGGRRRAARLRAALERERRLEEAVLRAEEDKTQRALQLEQEERLAAELARLNHEKLKDEKMRQRVRENSLELRELEKKLKSAYMNKERAAQIAEKEAIQYERMKREAEVAQKMKEEYERVIKEESSAELKRNKEKITYQQELEKQLEEQERKKQDAYQEFLREKLMIDEIVRKIYEEDQMEKQLKLDKMRATQTYIEEFKKQQAIWRRRKQEEIEEENRKIMEFANVQRQREEDRMAKVRDTEEKKQRLQSMIAQNLEREQQKREELEQIRQELYLEEQAETERKKEMAEIEKRVRQRLDLRQTYEEQFALKKVARQAMQEEEEAFRKQMLAKFAEDDRIEQMNAQKRRMKQLEHRRAVEKLIEDRRKQFVADKERELEERQVEERRQENIRAIVEEERQKILKEHASKLLGYLPRGILKDEDDVNMLGEEFRLAYQQRRGNAFSEES; this is encoded by the exons ATgacggcgcggcgcggcggctcGGGGGCGGGCGGGCAAGATGGTGAGCGGGCGGCCGGGCAGCGG GTGTCCCTGCAGCGGGGCGCGGTGctggcggcggccgcggccgaGGCGGAGGAGCGCGGCGGGCGGAGGCGGGCCGCCAGGCTGCGGGCGGCGCTGGAGCGCGAGCGGCGGCTGGAGGAGGCCGTGCTGCGG GCAGAAGAGGACAAAACACAGAGAGCGCTGCAGCTGGAGCAAGAGGAAAGGCTGGCGGCTGAGCTGGCGAGATTGAACCACGAAAAGCTTAAAGATGAAAAGATGAGGCAACGAGTAAGAGAGAACAG tcttgAACTTCGAGAGttagaaaaaaagctaaaatccGCTTATATGAATAAAGAGCGAGCTGCACAGATCGCTGAAAAAGAGGCTATACAGTATGAGCGAATG AAACGTGAGGCTGAAGTAGCCCAAAAGATGAAGGAAGAGTACGAAAGggtaataaaagaagaaagttctgcagaactgaagcgaaacaaggagaaaataaCGTATCAGCAAGAACTGGAGAAACAGCTTGAGGAacaagagaggaagaagcaggatgCTTACCAAGAGTTTCTACGAGAGAAACTTATGATTGATGAAATTGTAAGAAAGATCTATGAGGAAGACCAAAT GGAAAAACAACTGAAGTTAGATAAAATGAGAGCAACTCAGACATATATtgaagagtttaaaaaacaacaagctatctggaggagaaggaaacaggaagagatagaagaagaaaataggaaaattatGGAGTTTGCCAACGTTCAGCGACAAAGAGAAGAAGATCGGATGGCTAAAGTTCGAGATACcgaggagaaaaaacaaagacttCAAAGCATG ATTGCCCAGAATCTGGAAAGAGAACAACAGAAGCGTGAAGAACTGGAACAAATACGACAAGAGCTGTATCTGGAAGAACAAGCcgagacagaaaggaagaaggagatG GCAGAAATTGAAAAGAGAGTAAGGCAACGTCTAGACTTAAGGCAAACGTATGAAGAGCAGTTTGCTTTAAAGAAGGTAGCGCGACAAGCTAtgcaagaagaggaagaagccttcagaaaacagatgttgGCCAAGTTTGCAGAGGACGATCGCATTGAACAGATGAATGCTCAGAAACGAAGAATGAAACAGCTTGAACACAGAAGGGCTGTGGAAAAACTTATTGAAGATCGTCGCAAACAGTTTGTTGCAGATAAA GAGCGTGAACTTGAAGAAAGACAGGTAGAGGAGAGAAGACAAGAAAACATCCGTGCAATTGTTgaagaagagagacagaaaatccTGAAAGAGCATGCGTCTAAATTATTGGGTTATCTTCCTCGA GGAATACTCAAAGACGAAGATGACGTTAACATGCTTGGAGAGGAATTTAGACTGGCTTATCAGCAGAGAAGAGGTAACGCCTTCTCAGAAGAGAGCTGA